Within the Leptolyngbyaceae cyanobacterium genome, the region TTAGACAAGTTTGCTGCGACTTCTGATGGTGAACTGATTGAACGTCCTAGATTTCTTCAGACACTACACCGTAAGCTGAAATTGCTACAGCGTAGACTGAAGAAAAAGCAGAAAGGGTCAAACAATCGGCATAAACTAAATCGGAAAATTGCCAGGTTACACCAACGTATTTCTGATACTCGCAAAGACTGGCATTTTAAGTTAGCTCATCAACTTTGCGACGATGCAGGAATGATTTTTGTTGAGGATATTGATTTCCGTGTATGGGCTAGAGGAATGTTTTGTAAACATACTCTTGATGCTGGATTTGGGCAGTTTGTCTCAATCTTGCAATGGGTGTGTTGGAAACGGAGTGTGTATTTTGCCAAAGTAGATAAAGACTACACCTCCCAAGTTTGTCCTCAATGTGATGGCCACACTGGGAAGAAAGAATTAGGGGATAGGATACATTCTTGTCCTGAATGCGGCTACAAAACACATAGAGATGTGGCAGCAGCACAAGTGATCCGTAATAGAGGGGTCAACGCGCTGGGACGCAGCGTGGAGCAAATTGCCTGTGGAGACGGTCTGACGGGGACTGGTAAGAGTCTAGTTAAGAGTCAAAGAAGCAGGAAGAAGGGTGGATAGGCATGGCTTTAGCCATGTCTCGGAACATCCTTTGAGAATCCCCTTGATTTTTAATCAGGGGAGTACGTCAACTTTAAGATCGTTTCAAATTGTTTACATTCCTTTAAATATGGCAACTGTTGCCTATACCCCACCAAATTCTCTCAAGAACGGTTTGTTGATGACTCTTTACGCTTCCCTGTGGGCAAGTCGCAACTGGGAGGGTACTATTACTGAGAAAGAGCCGGAGTACCAGGAAACAATTTTTACAGGATTTGGCGGGATACCGATTTTTGGCTTGATTGCTATCCCGAAGAATGCTCGCGGTACGATCGTCGGCACTTACGGTATTACGGGTTCGCTAGATAATCAATGGTTTCTCAGGCTGTTGGGACGCAAAGCCTTTGCCAGGGGCTATGCAGTAGTTTTGTTTGATTGGCGGGCGCACGGTAAAACGGCAGAGTTATCTCCGGCGTTGACTTCTGATGGGTTGTACGAGGGAAGGGATTTTGTTTGTATTGCGGAACAAGCTAAAAGTATGGGTTGTCCGGCTCCTTTTTGGCTGACTGGTTTTTCGCTGGGGGGACAATTGGCTCTTTGGGGAGTGAAAGCAGCGCAGGAGTCAGAGTCAAGAGATATTGCTGGGGCGGCGGTGATTTGTCCGAATTTGGATTCTAATCGTTCTTTGTCTTATTTGGTGAAACATCCTTGGGGCAGGTATTTGGAGAAGGCGATCGCACGGGAACTGAAAAAACTGGCTGGGCGGATTTACGCTGCACATCCAAAGGAAATCGATCCGGATGCGATCGCAAGGGCAAATAGTATTT harbors:
- a CDS encoding transposase, with translation MLTQTYEYKANPTNEQIKLIEHTLDVCRQVWNFALRERKDWINSRKSPVNACSITSEYIIPASAPYPNYNTQAKSLTIAKKQYPELKTVNAQVLQQVLRKLETALIDMKRKGMGFPRFKNRYRMRSYVYPQLGEGQILRGNQIKLPQIGWVEYVKSREIPDGFAVKQVRVVRKASGYFLMFTLECNVDIPSPVASGNPRGIDLGLDKFAATSDGELIERPRFLQTLHRKLKLLQRRLKKKQKGSNNRHKLNRKIARLHQRISDTRKDWHFKLAHQLCDDAGMIFVEDIDFRVWARGMFCKHTLDAGFGQFVSILQWVCWKRSVYFAKVDKDYTSQVCPQCDGHTGKKELGDRIHSCPECGYKTHRDVAAAQVIRNRGVNALGRSVEQIACGDGLTGTGKSLVKSQRSRKKGG
- a CDS encoding alpha/beta fold hydrolase: MATVAYTPPNSLKNGLLMTLYASLWASRNWEGTITEKEPEYQETIFTGFGGIPIFGLIAIPKNARGTIVGTYGITGSLDNQWFLRLLGRKAFARGYAVVLFDWRAHGKTAELSPALTSDGLYEGRDFVCIAEQAKSMGCPAPFWLTGFSLGGQLALWGVKAAQESESRDIAGAAVICPNLDSNRSLSYLVKHPWGRYLEKAIARELKKLAGRIYAAHPKEIDPDAIARANSIWGFDRELVIDRLGFPSVEAYYEASSPLPFLSHLKKPTYILYAADDPLFDPTIVPDLQAACAPNPDIDLLITTYGGHVGYISSRACQRQAKDPDPWWAWNRILEWCDGNERSNAALCDRQTTF